AGAAGAACTTGGAACTGTTTCGAATATCAGGCAAAGCGGAGAAGCGATGAAGCTAACAATTACAGCAAACACAATCTTGTCAGACGTAAAACTAGGAGACAGTATTGCTGTAAATGGGATCTGTTTAACCGTCACTTCTTTTACAGCGTCTTCTTTTACTGTTGATGCGATGCCTGAAACGGTGCGAGCGACATCATTACGTATGCTCGGCACCAGTTCTAAAGTAAATTTAGAACGAGCAATGGCTGCAAACGGACGCTTTGGTGGACATTTCGTCACAGGGCATATCGATGGAATTGGAACCATTTTAAATAAAAAACAGCACTACAATGCTATATATTACAAAATTGGAATTCCAGATGATTTACTCCGTTATTGTTTACAAAAAGGGTCCATTGCTGTTGATGGCACAAGTTTAACAATATTTGATATAGATGAATCTTCCATTACAATCTCGCTCATTCCACATACCGTAAGCGAATCTATCATTGGTAAAAAAGCGGCGGGAGATATTGTGAATATTGAATGTGACATGATTGGAAAATATATCGAACGTTTTATTTCAAAGCCAACAAAGCGAAGCACTTCAGTTACAGAAAGCTTTTTACAAGAAAACGGATTTCTATAAGGAGGAAGCACAATGTTTCATCGTATTGAAGAAGCACTAGAAGATTTAAAACAAGGAAAAGTCGTCATCGTATGTGATGATGAAAGCCGTGAAAACGAAGGAGATTTCATCGCTTTAGCAGAGAACATTACACCAGAAACAATTAATTTTATGATTACACATGGCCGTGGCCTTGTCTGTGTACCGATTACAGAACAATATGCGGAACGCTTACAGTTAGAGCCTATGGTTTCTCATAATACAGATTCTCATCATACTGCGTTTACAGTAAGCGTTGACCATATTTCTACAACAACAGGTATTAGTGCTTACGAACGTGCAACGACTGTGCGCGAATTATTAAATCCGGATTCAAAAGGAACAGATTTTAATCGTCCGGGTCATATCTTTCCTTTAATCGCCAAAGAAGGTGGAGTCCTGCGCCGCGCTGGGCATACAGAGGCAGCTGTTGATTTAGCAAAATTATGTGGCGCAGAACCAGCCGGAGTTATTTGTGAAATTATAAATGAAGACGGCACGATGGCACGTGTTCCTGATTTAGTACAAGTTGCAAAACAATTTAATATAAAAATGATTACGATTGAAGATTTAATCGCCTATCGCCGCCATCATGAAACGCTCGTGACAAGGGAGATTGAAATTACATTACCGACAGATTTCGGTACATTTCATGCAATCGGTTATTCCAACTCATTGGATCAGAAAGAACATATCGCTCTCGTAAAAGGAGACATTTCTACTGGTGAACCTGTTCTCGTTCGTTTGCATTCTGAATGTTTAACTGGCGATGTTTTCGGTTCATGCCGCTGTGACTGTGGTCCACAGCTTCATGCTGCTCTTTCTCAAATTGAACGCGAAGGAAAAGGTATTCTTCTTTATATGCGCCAAGAAGGCCGCGGGATTGGCTTGCTGAATAAGCTCCGTGCATACAAATTACAAGAAGAAGGATTAGATACTGTTGAGGCAAATGAAAAACTAGGATTTCCTGCCGATCTTCGCGATTACGGTATTGGTGCCCAAATCTTAAAAGATCTAGGGTTACAGCAATTGCGTTTATTAACGAATAATCCAAGAAAAATCGCAGGTTTGCAAGGTTATGATTTAGAAGTTGTCGAACGCGTACCATTGCAAATGCCAACAAAAGAAGAAAACAAAACATATTTACAAACAAAGGTAGAAAAATTAGGTCACCTATTAAACTTATAATCTATTAATTATAATTAAAGGAGAGATATATTATGGTATTCGAAGGTCATTTAGTTGGTACAGGATTAAAAGTAGGGATTGTTGTTGGACGTTTCAATGAATTTATTACGAGCAAACTACTAGGCGGTGCACTAGACGGTTTAAAACGACATGGTGTAGAAGAAAATGATATTGATGTTGCATGGGTTCCAGGCGCATTTGAAATCCCATTAATCGCAAAGAAAATGGCAAACAGCGGCAAATACGATGCTGTCATTACACTAGGTACAGTCATTCGCGGTGCTACAACTCATTATGATTATGTTTGTAATGAAGTTGCAAAAGGTGTTGCCTCTTTATCATTACAAGCAGACATCCCAGTTATTTTCGGCGTATTAACGACTGAAACAATTGAACAAGCAATTGAACGTGCTGGTACAAAAGCTGGCAACAAAGGATATGAATCTGCAGTTGCTGCGATTGAAATGGCTCATTTATCAAAACAATGGGCATAAAAAAAGAGGCTTTCGCCTCTTTTTTCTTCTATTTATTTTCCCACTTTTTTCCGCACATCTTTTATCAATTCAGCCATCGTTTTTCCTTCTGTCTTAATACGAAGATTTTGAGCTGTTTTCCAGACATTTTCT
This sequence is a window from Bacillus pseudomycoides DSM 12442. Protein-coding genes within it:
- the ribE gene encoding riboflavin synthase is translated as MFTGIVEELGTVSNIRQSGEAMKLTITANTILSDVKLGDSIAVNGICLTVTSFTASSFTVDAMPETVRATSLRMLGTSSKVNLERAMAANGRFGGHFVTGHIDGIGTILNKKQHYNAIYYKIGIPDDLLRYCLQKGSIAVDGTSLTIFDIDESSITISLIPHTVSESIIGKKAAGDIVNIECDMIGKYIERFISKPTKRSTSVTESFLQENGFL
- a CDS encoding bifunctional 3,4-dihydroxy-2-butanone-4-phosphate synthase/GTP cyclohydrolase II, which encodes MFHRIEEALEDLKQGKVVIVCDDESRENEGDFIALAENITPETINFMITHGRGLVCVPITEQYAERLQLEPMVSHNTDSHHTAFTVSVDHISTTTGISAYERATTVRELLNPDSKGTDFNRPGHIFPLIAKEGGVLRRAGHTEAAVDLAKLCGAEPAGVICEIINEDGTMARVPDLVQVAKQFNIKMITIEDLIAYRRHHETLVTREIEITLPTDFGTFHAIGYSNSLDQKEHIALVKGDISTGEPVLVRLHSECLTGDVFGSCRCDCGPQLHAALSQIEREGKGILLYMRQEGRGIGLLNKLRAYKLQEEGLDTVEANEKLGFPADLRDYGIGAQILKDLGLQQLRLLTNNPRKIAGLQGYDLEVVERVPLQMPTKEENKTYLQTKVEKLGHLLNL
- the ribH gene encoding 6,7-dimethyl-8-ribityllumazine synthase, yielding MVFEGHLVGTGLKVGIVVGRFNEFITSKLLGGALDGLKRHGVEENDIDVAWVPGAFEIPLIAKKMANSGKYDAVITLGTVIRGATTHYDYVCNEVAKGVASLSLQADIPVIFGVLTTETIEQAIERAGTKAGNKGYESAVAAIEMAHLSKQWA